The Christensenella timonensis DNA segment GCAAACACGGTCGGCGATCCATCGTATACGCTGGGCCAGTTCTTAACCGACGAACAAATTACCTGCCCGTACGGCGGGGCGTATTCCGCCTCCAAGGACGAGGACGGAAACAACGTGATCATCTGTTCGCTGCACGGGCTTTCGGGCGGCGGCATGCCTGAGGACCCGGGAACGGTCGTTGGGCGCTCCGTTTACGAAACTTACCTTTCGTTTGTGCAGCGCTACGACGCGGCTTCGCCCGAAGAACAGGCACAGATCGCGGCGCGCGGCGACAACGACAGCCTGCGCAACGCCCTGCTCGCGCAGTACGGCGGAACATGGCCGCAGTTCCCGCAATCACTGATCGACAAATACGGCATCAAGCTGAATCCGGGCGAAACGCTGTACGTACAGCCGTTCGTCAATTCTAACCGTACGTCCGGCGAGACGAGCGTCGTGGTATATGCGAGCGTCTATCCACAAAACGGCAGGTGGTATACCGGCTACATCTACGACCACGAGGAGGGCGTGTGGTACAAGGGCCCGGGTATTTCCGTGACCACGCCGTGGGCGCAGATCAAGGAAAAGCTGCACGACCCCAACGGCCGCTGGACAGCGCTCAAATAGCGAAAAAGAAGGCATCAAAAAAGCCGCCCGAAACGGGCGGCTTTTTGGTTGTGGATTATTGGATTATGGAACAGGATATGTTGCCGAACCGTTGGCATCCGTAAATGTTACGCTCTCAACCAAACCGCCTGTAACGGTAACCGTGTAGTTACCAGTAAACTGGCTTCCCAAAAGATTTGGCAACGCCGCCTCAACAGCGGCTTGTGTGACCTGCTGGTTCTGCGACTGCAATTGTGCCACCGCAGCCGTCGCCGCGCTGTACACCGACCGCGCGTTCGCAAGGCGCGTCTGATCCTGCGCCTGCGTTACAAACCCCATCATAGTCGGAACTAAAATGGCGACCAGTACGCCGATGATCGCGATGACGACGATCAGTTCGATCAGCGTAAACGCTTTTTTACCGTTCTTTTTGGCATTTTCCCTTTTGAGCATTGCCCTGTACAACATAAAATTCTCCTCTTTTCTTTTTTTATATTATTGCATTATAACGTGACATGTACGGTATTATTTATTATACACACGGGCCACGTTTTTGCCAAGTCATAGGTGTGACTAAAAATAACGTTTGATCTCCTGCGGATCGACGCAGCGCGAGAGCGCTTCCTCCGGCGTAATTAGGCGGCTTCTGACGAGCGCGCCCAGCGCCATATCCATCCCCTGCATCCCAAACTGGCGGCCTGTCTGGATCGCGTTGTCGATCTGGAAGATCTTGCCTTCGCGCACGAGGTTTGCGATCGCGTCCGTGCGCGCCATGACCTCCAGCGCCGCCACACGCCCCCCGCCCATCGCGGCCGTCACGGGCACGAGCTGCTGCGTGATGACTGCGGCAAGCGTTTCCGCGAGCTGCGTGCGTATCTGCGCCTGCTGGTTTGCCGGGAACACGTCGATGATCCTGTTGATGGTATCGGCCGCGCCCTGCGTGTGCAGCGTGGATAAGACCAGGTGCCCCGTTTCCGCCGCCGTGATCGCCGCGGATATCGTATCCAGGTCGCGCATCTCACCCACCAATATGACGTCCGGGTCTTCGCGCAAGGAGGCGCGCAGCGCGGACGAAAAGGCGATGGTATCTTCGCTCACCTCGCGCTGGTTCACAATGCAGCGCTTGTGTTCGTGTACATATTCGATCGGGTCTTCCACGGTGATGATGTGGCAGCTGCGCGTTTCGTTGATATAGTCGATCATCGCCGCGAGCGTGGTCGATTTCCCGCTGCCCGTCGGCCCGGTGACCAATACCAGCCCGCGCCTGAGCGAGGCAAACTGCTTCAGTACGGGCGGCAGCCGCAGCCCGTCTATGGTGGGGATAGACTGCGCGAGCAGCCGCAGCGCCGCCGCAAAGCAGCCGCGCTGCTTAAAGACGTTGACCCTCAGGCGCTGGCCGCCTACCGCATAGGCAAAGTCCACGTCCCCCGCCGTTTCCAGCGTCCCCATCCTGTCCGGCGGGACGAGCGGCCTGATCAGGGCCTCCGCCGCCTGCGGGTCGAGCCTTCCGTATTCCGCGGCCTCCATAAGCTCCCCGTCGATACGCATGACAGGCGCTTTCCCCACCGTCAGGTGGATATCCGACGCGCCGCGCGATACCGCCTGCATGACCAGTTCATTGACCGTTGCCATATCGTTTCCCTTTCCCTATATCGTATAGACCGCTTTGACGTATTCCTGCACGGTCGATTCCCCCGCCAGCACGTTGCGCAGCATGTCCTGTTTCAGCGTCACCATGCCGTGCTCCTGCGCGTAAGCCGATATCCTGTGCGAGGTCTCGCGCGCGGAAATCAGCTCCTGCATCCCCTCGTCCACCAGCAGTATCTCGTGGATGGCCTTTCGCCCGAGGTAGCCTGTGAAGTTGCAGCGCGGGCAGCCCTTGCCCTCGTAGAGCATCACCGTTTCATTTAGCCCCAGCATCATGTTTTCCGCCGGGGTCGAGGGATGCTCCTGCTTGCAGTGCGGGCATATACGGCGCACCAGCCGCTGTGCGACCACGCCCGACAACGCGGAGGCGACGAGATACGGCTCCGCGCCCATGTCGATGAGCCTGCCCACCGAGGAAGCCGCGTCGTTCGTGTGCAGTGTGGACAGTACCAGATGCCCGGTGATGGACGCGCGCACCGCGATCTGCGCAGTCTCGCTGTCGCGGATTTCGCCGACCATGATGATGTCCGGATCCTGCCGCAGGATGGAGCGCAGGCCGCTGGCAAACGTCAGCCCCGCGCGGTTGTTGATCTGCATCTGGTTTGCCCCGTCGATCTTATATTCCACCGGGTCTTCGATGGTCACGACGTTGAGCTGTGGCGTCATGACTTCGCCGATCACCGTGTAAAGCGTCGTCGTTTTGCCGCTGCCCGTCGGCCCGGTGACCAAAAGGATGCCGTGTACCGCGCGTACCAGCTTATCGAACAGGCGGGCGTTTTCCTGGCTCAGGCCGAGCGAATACGTTCCCGCCTGCGTTTTCAAGAAATTGTTGACCAGCAGGCGGATTACCGCCTTTTCCCCGTACACCGTGGGCAGCGTGGAAATACGCAGGTCGATCTTTTCCCCGTGGATGTCGACCTCGCAGCGCCCGTCAAGCGGCAGCCTGCGCTCGGCGATGTCCATGGAGGACATGATCTTGATACGCGTCACGATGGAGGCATGCGCGCCCGTGGACAGCGTGAGTACGTCCTGCAAATTGCCGTCGATCCGCATGCGCACGCGGGTCGCTTCCCTGCCCGGCTCGATGTGGATGTCGCTGGCGTTTAATTTGACGGCCTGCTCGATGATCGAGTTGACGAGGCGCACGACAGGCGCGCTGTCCACGCGTTCGTCGATGCCCGCGTCGACAGGCGATATCTCCTGCGCTGCCATGGCGGCGCGGAACTCC contains these protein-coding regions:
- a CDS encoding prepilin-type N-terminal cleavage/methylation domain-containing protein, with the translated sequence MKKSSKKAFTLIELMVTIAIIGVLAALLVPAMGALAADSQAAACSDYRNAAIGQYAANTVGDPSYTLGQFLTDEQITCPYGGAYSASKDEDGNNVIICSLHGLSGGGMPEDPGTVVGRSVYETYLSFVQRYDAASPEEQAQIAARGDNDSLRNALLAQYGGTWPQFPQSLIDKYGIKLNPGETLYVQPFVNSNRTSGETSVVVYASVYPQNGRWYTGYIYDHEEGVWYKGPGISVTTPWAQIKEKLHDPNGRWTALK
- a CDS encoding type IV pilin protein; its protein translation is MLYRAMLKRENAKKNGKKAFTLIELIVVIAIIGVLVAILVPTMMGFVTQAQDQTRLANARSVYSAATAAVAQLQSQNQQVTQAAVEAALPNLLGSQFTGNYTVTVTGGLVESVTFTDANGSATYPVP
- a CDS encoding type IV pilus twitching motility protein PilT — translated: MATVNELVMQAVSRGASDIHLTVGKAPVMRIDGELMEAAEYGRLDPQAAEALIRPLVPPDRMGTLETAGDVDFAYAVGGQRLRVNVFKQRGCFAAALRLLAQSIPTIDGLRLPPVLKQFASLRRGLVLVTGPTGSGKSTTLAAMIDYINETRSCHIITVEDPIEYVHEHKRCIVNQREVSEDTIAFSSALRASLREDPDVILVGEMRDLDTISAAITAAETGHLVLSTLHTQGAADTINRIIDVFPANQQAQIRTQLAETLAAVITQQLVPVTAAMGGGRVAALEVMARTDAIANLVREGKIFQIDNAIQTGRQFGMQGMDMALGALVRSRLITPEEALSRCVDPQEIKRYF
- a CDS encoding GspE/PulE family protein, producing MAEQKNIQIGQLLLNENLITAQQLNTALSIQKKTGKLLGNILIEEKFITETDFTKALARRLKTTFVDLSQARIDPAAVHMLGEDFARENEVIPIDRKNGSLIVAMSNPMNFHAIEDVRLETGMEVVPVIATPSSIRDAIGKHYADKVTHEAAEDVNKEFRAAMAAQEISPVDAGIDERVDSAPVVRLVNSIIEQAVKLNASDIHIEPGREATRVRMRIDGNLQDVLTLSTGAHASIVTRIKIMSSMDIAERRLPLDGRCEVDIHGEKIDLRISTLPTVYGEKAVIRLLVNNFLKTQAGTYSLGLSQENARLFDKLVRAVHGILLVTGPTGSGKTTTLYTVIGEVMTPQLNVVTIEDPVEYKIDGANQMQINNRAGLTFASGLRSILRQDPDIIMVGEIRDSETAQIAVRASITGHLVLSTLHTNDAASSVGRLIDMGAEPYLVASALSGVVAQRLVRRICPHCKQEHPSTPAENMMLGLNETVMLYEGKGCPRCNFTGYLGRKAIHEILLVDEGMQELISARETSHRISAYAQEHGMVTLKQDMLRNVLAGESTVQEYVKAVYTI